TTCCAAAAAAGCCGCGGCTTTGTCTTCCCCAAGCCTGCCGGTGTCTAAGTGTTCTGCCATGATGTGTTGAGACAGAAGCTGCCCCGGTTACGATGGTCGTTTAACATTTTACTCGCCTCTTTGCATGTACACTTTTTGGTACTGCAACGGTGACTTGCCCGTTAGGTTTTTAAATTGGCGATTAAAATTTGAGACGGTGTTAAACCCGCTTTCGTAACATATTTGGGTCACAGAATATTTTTCCTGTACCAACAGCTTGCACGCATACGCAATGCGAATTTCGCTCACAAAATCGGAAAAGGTCTTGTTGGCTCGACTTTTAAAATACCGGCAAAAGGCCGCCTCGGTCATGTTGGCCAGGGCAGAGACTTCCTGTAGGCGGATCTCTTCTTTGAAATGTTTCATGACATATTCATAGACCCGCTGCATTCGTTCGGTTTCGGACACTTTGTAGGTATTGACGTAGCCCACCCCGGTAATATACTCCACCTCCGATGTATGGGAGAGCTGATGCAAGGTAGACAATAACGCTAAAACAGCCTCAAATCCCTGACTGACCGCCAACTTTTTCAGGCTGTTCTGCACCATTCGGCGTGCTGCGCCTACAATATCCAACCCTCTGAGACCTTTATCCAACAATTGCTTCAGAACGTGCATTTCAGGTTTATCAAAAAAACCTTCTCCCAAAAAATCTTCCGTAAAATAAACCACTATGCCGTGGGTCTTCAGCTCAGGGTTTCCCTCAAAATAGGCACGGTCGCTCCGCCAAAGGTGCGGGATATTGGGACCTAAAAAAACCGTATCTCCTGCCTCAAAATGGCGAATATCATCGCCGACGAATCGCGTGCCGGTTCCTTCCAACACCGTAAAAAGCTGATAATGAGGATGAAAATGCCAATTGGGGTCAAAATGCGACTCCAACAGCTCAATGGTCGTAAACGATGCCGACGGCACATTTAACTCTTTTCGTAAGGGCGCGCGCATGATGGGTCAATCAATGTGGGTTATCATTTTTATGTATTCATAACGAGTCTATATTCCGATCTCAAATCAACTCCCAGGCGCTTAGGTAAGCATCCAGCCGTTCGGCATAGGAAATAAAATCGGCATAAAACGGAAACTGCGCCAGGGTGGCGCTATCGCCCACCACTACCAGTTTTTTACGGGCGCGGGTCATGGCTACGTTCATGCGCCGAATGTCTGCCAAAAAACCGATGCTTCCCTCGCTGTTACTGCGGGTCATGCTGATGTAGACCACATCCCGCTCCTGCCCCTGAAAGCTGTCGACGGTATTGACGGCCATATGGGCGAGGTACGGCTGCAACTCGGGTACGTGGCTGAGTTGCTCAGCGAGCACGTGGATCTGTTGTTTATACGGGGCAATAATGGCAATACTCGGAAACGATGTATCCGTTTTTTGCGCCTCCCATTCGGCGGTGAGCAGCCCAAGATGTTTGAGTAATAACGCAGCTTCTTCGGGATTGGTGCTGCTGGTGCCTTCCAATTTTTCTTCAAAACCACAACCGGCTGTATCAATGAACAATACGGGTTTATCGTCCGTAAAAAGCACCCGATGCGCCACCGAAGCGTGCGCTTTGAGCTTATGTTGATAAAAGATTTGGGACGAATAGCCCATGATTTGCTCATTCATGCGGTATTGTTCTTCCAGCAATGTCACCGCCTCAGGATGCGCGTCGACGCATTTTTCAAGCAACGTAGTACTCAATCCTCCCTTTGCCGCAACTTCTGATTTTATCGTGGGAGATAATTGACAATGGTCACCCGCCAGAATCACTTTTTGGGCTTTCAGAACAGGAATCCAGCAGGCAGGCTCCAGCGCCTGACCTGCCTCATCAATCACGACGGTATGATACCGCACCTCTCTGACGGTGTAGTGATTGGAGCCCACCAACGTAGCCGTGACCACCTGCGCTTTGACCAACAGGTCGTCAATGATGTACTGCTCGGTGTTGCCCACCTCTTTCATGATCCGGTGCGCTTCGACAAACAGCAGCTTACGTTGGTCGCGTTCTGATTTGCCAAAACTGCGCTTGTATTTGTGGGCCATGGCTTTCAACTCCTGTGCCTGCTTTTTGAGCCGTTTGGCTTCTTTCATGTAAGGGTGTTCGGCCATTTTACTGTCGAGCGTCAGCGCCGTTAAGCGTTCGGTCACGCGGGCAGGATTGCCGACACGCAACACGTTAAGGCCTTCTTCGTGCAGCTTCTCACTCAGCAGATCCACGGCCGTATTGCTCGGCGCCACTACCAATACTTTCTGATTTTCAGTCTTTACCAATGCTTTGATGG
Above is a window of Runella slithyformis DSM 19594 DNA encoding:
- a CDS encoding AraC family transcriptional regulator, which produces MRAPLRKELNVPSASFTTIELLESHFDPNWHFHPHYQLFTVLEGTGTRFVGDDIRHFEAGDTVFLGPNIPHLWRSDRAYFEGNPELKTHGIVVYFTEDFLGEGFFDKPEMHVLKQLLDKGLRGLDIVGAARRMVQNSLKKLAVSQGFEAVLALLSTLHQLSHTSEVEYITGVGYVNTYKVSETERMQRVYEYVMKHFKEEIRLQEVSALANMTEAAFCRYFKSRANKTFSDFVSEIRIAYACKLLVQEKYSVTQICYESGFNTVSNFNRQFKNLTGKSPLQYQKVYMQRGE
- a CDS encoding AAA domain-containing protein, with translation MEYFKKLLDLLKIEREEDHNQYRKLTEQSSVAERRANGLTWYPVAIRGSEMSRGDYLTVELERTTHQDIAHQFRFGMPAVFFCNHDAKNDRVEGTITHQNGNRLKITLRTDELPEWSRDGKLGIDVLFDDNSYEEMQSALKQAMAVLEKSTNEPATRLAAILTGEKKPTFKEQAPFYSTPSLNPSQQSAVDSILRANELAVVHGPPGTGKTTTLVQAIKALVKTENQKVLVVAPSNTAVDLLSEKLHEEGLNVLRVGNPARVTERLTALTLDSKMAEHPYMKEAKRLKKQAQELKAMAHKYKRSFGKSERDQRKLLFVEAHRIMKEVGNTEQYIIDDLLVKAQVVTATLVGSNHYTVREVRYHTVVIDEAGQALEPACWIPVLKAQKVILAGDHCQLSPTIKSEVAAKGGLSTTLLEKCVDAHPEAVTLLEEQYRMNEQIMGYSSQIFYQHKLKAHASVAHRVLFTDDKPVLFIDTAGCGFEEKLEGTSSTNPEEAALLLKHLGLLTAEWEAQKTDTSFPSIAIIAPYKQQIHVLAEQLSHVPELQPYLAHMAVNTVDSFQGQERDVVYISMTRSNSEGSIGFLADIRRMNVAMTRARKKLVVVGDSATLAQFPFYADFISYAERLDAYLSAWELI